The nucleotide window ACAATGGCTAATAATAATTTCTACCAGCAAGAACAAAATAGGCCGGCTTGCGCCGCATGTGAATACCGACGACGGAAATGTAATCCCGATTGCTTATTAGCCCCTTACTTCCCACAACACAATCTCCAACAATTCATTAATGCTCATAGATTGTTTAAAGTTTCATACATGATCAAGACTCTTAAATCATTGTCTCCTGATGATCATCATAAGGCCATGCATGACATTATCTTCATTGCTAACGCACGTGCCAATGATCCTGTCGGTGGTTGTAAGCGTATTATTGATTCTTTGTCTTACCAAATTGCTTACTTTCGGAATGAATTCCATCATATTAATGCCCAAATTCATGCTATTCGTAATTCTTTTCCTCGTAATATTCATCTACAATATGTGCCGCCGCCGTCATTCATCGAGCA belongs to Amaranthus tricolor cultivar Red isolate AtriRed21 chromosome 17, ASM2621246v1, whole genome shotgun sequence and includes:
- the LOC130803769 gene encoding LOB domain-containing protein 22-like, translating into MANNNFYQQEQNRPACAACEYRRRKCNPDCLLAPYFPQHNLQQFINAHRLFKVSYMIKTLKSLSPDDHHKAMHDIIFIANARANDPVGGCKRIIDSLSYQIAYFRNEFHHINAQIHAIRNSFPRNIHLQYVPPPSFIEHPENFNHYYRFFFNLIPPYMFYFWSFT